The Methanobacterium lacus genome includes a region encoding these proteins:
- the polC gene encoding DNA polymerase II large subunit yields MGYFEVLEKETLKLYEIAKSARSKGHDIELEPEIPLAKDLAERVEGLVGPKGVAARIKELETDISREEVAFQIAREIVTDTDVEGRDDTLEVREQKSDQAIRTALAILTEGVVAAPLEGIAKLKIKRNFDSGYYLAVYFAGPIRSAGGTAAALAVLIGDYIRISLELDTYKPVDTEIERYVEEVELYESEVTNLQYSPKPEEVRKAVKNIPVEVTGEPTDKIEVSHRDLERVETNNIRGGALLAIAEGVIQKAPKVMKYAKKLKIDGWDWLGEFSKAPDPNADDSDAAPKVDDKYMRDIIGGRPVMAYPQAKGGFRLRYGRSRNAGLAAMGVHPSTMEIVEFLAVGTQMKIERPGKGNCVVPCDSIEGPIVKLKDGSVVKVESEQQAKKIKYQVEEIVFLGDMLVPFGEFLRNNHIMLPAGWCSEWWVQTIQKSESYQESDLDIKSLETEKIDAKTAFEISEKYDVPLHPDYTYCYHDVTTQDINELIQFINRELKTSDDPDLKAVSERIYDEGSGGLKLPISPEKRILEVLGIPHEIDGDELIISREDAYVLLNTLNRPVETEGSNTLEAVNSIAPVQIMAKAPTYLGARVGRPEKSKERKMKPAPHALFPIGTNGGNRRNIIDAAKKGTINVDIARCKCTECGVGSMQALCPVCGARTEPTSSGKKRINLANLLKKAYENVGVRKIDEIKGVVGMISEDKFPEPLEKGILRAKNDVFTFKDATIRHDSTNLPLTHFIPSEIGVTPQKLLELGYTNDIHGDKIEDPDQIVEIKIQDVVVSENCGDYLIRVSHFVDDLLEQLYGLERFYNVQTREDLVGQLVVGLAPHTSAGVLGRIVGFTKAACCYAHPYFHSAKRRNCDSDEDSIMLLLDALLNFSKVYLPSTRGGKMDAPLVLSSRIDPEEIDDESHNIDAMPYIPLELYEKTLDFEKPSDVLDLVDNVKRRLGTEDQYQGLIYSHTTSSIHSGPKVCLYKTLPTMKEKVDGQIKLAERIRAVDQKGVVEGVLTSHFLPDMAGNSRAFSRQKVRCTKCGRKYRRIPLSGNCSCGSNLILSISKGSVVKYLEISKNLSQRYPIDEYLVQRIELIETSINSLFESDKSKQSSLDVFL; encoded by the coding sequence AATCTGATCAGGCCATAAGAACAGCTTTGGCCATCCTAACTGAAGGAGTGGTAGCGGCTCCGCTGGAGGGAATAGCCAAACTCAAGATCAAGAGAAATTTTGACAGCGGATATTACCTTGCTGTTTATTTTGCAGGACCGATTAGGAGTGCTGGAGGTACAGCAGCAGCACTTGCAGTTTTAATAGGAGATTACATTAGAATTTCACTTGAGTTGGATACTTACAAACCTGTAGATACTGAGATCGAAAGATACGTGGAAGAGGTTGAGCTTTACGAATCTGAAGTCACAAACCTCCAGTACTCTCCAAAACCAGAAGAAGTCAGGAAAGCAGTTAAAAACATACCTGTAGAAGTTACGGGGGAGCCAACAGACAAGATAGAAGTGTCTCACAGGGATCTGGAACGTGTTGAAACCAACAACATTAGGGGAGGTGCTCTACTTGCAATTGCAGAGGGAGTTATACAGAAGGCCCCCAAGGTCATGAAATATGCTAAGAAACTAAAGATAGATGGATGGGATTGGTTGGGTGAGTTTTCAAAGGCCCCAGATCCTAATGCTGATGATTCTGATGCTGCTCCTAAAGTAGATGATAAGTACATGCGTGATATCATAGGTGGAAGACCTGTGATGGCATATCCTCAGGCTAAGGGCGGTTTCAGATTAAGGTATGGCAGATCCAGAAATGCTGGCCTTGCAGCCATGGGCGTACACCCCTCAACAATGGAAATTGTTGAGTTCTTGGCAGTTGGAACCCAGATGAAAATTGAAAGACCTGGTAAAGGAAACTGTGTAGTTCCATGTGACAGTATCGAAGGACCCATAGTTAAATTAAAGGACGGTAGTGTTGTTAAAGTAGAATCTGAACAACAGGCAAAGAAAATAAAATATCAAGTCGAAGAAATAGTATTTTTAGGCGACATGCTTGTACCGTTCGGTGAATTTTTGAGAAACAACCATATAATGCTTCCTGCAGGATGGTGCAGTGAATGGTGGGTTCAAACCATTCAAAAATCTGAGAGTTACCAAGAATCTGATTTAGATATAAAGTCTCTTGAAACCGAAAAAATTGATGCTAAAACTGCATTTGAAATTTCAGAGAAATATGATGTTCCACTACATCCAGATTACACCTACTGCTATCATGATGTAACAACGCAGGACATCAACGAACTGATCCAGTTCATAAACAGGGAACTGAAAACCAGTGACGACCCTGATTTAAAGGCAGTTTCAGAAAGGATCTATGATGAAGGTTCTGGTGGATTAAAACTTCCTATCTCTCCAGAAAAAAGGATTTTAGAAGTTCTGGGAATTCCCCACGAGATTGATGGAGATGAACTGATTATCTCTAGGGAAGATGCTTACGTGCTTTTAAATACCTTGAACCGGCCAGTGGAAACTGAAGGTTCAAACACATTGGAAGCTGTGAACTCAATTGCTCCAGTTCAAATTATGGCCAAGGCACCAACTTATCTTGGAGCCAGGGTGGGTAGGCCTGAAAAATCCAAGGAAAGGAAAATGAAACCAGCACCTCACGCTCTTTTCCCAATTGGAACAAATGGAGGAAACAGGCGTAACATAATTGATGCAGCTAAGAAGGGCACAATTAACGTAGACATAGCAAGATGTAAATGCACTGAATGTGGTGTTGGATCGATGCAGGCTTTGTGTCCAGTATGTGGTGCTAGAACTGAACCTACTAGCTCGGGAAAGAAAAGAATCAACCTTGCAAACCTCCTTAAAAAGGCATACGAAAATGTGGGTGTCAGGAAAATTGATGAAATAAAGGGCGTGGTTGGGATGATATCAGAAGACAAATTCCCAGAACCCCTGGAAAAAGGAATATTAAGGGCTAAAAATGATGTTTTTACCTTTAAAGATGCTACAATTAGGCATGATTCAACCAACCTTCCACTCACCCACTTCATACCCAGTGAAATTGGTGTGACTCCTCAGAAACTACTGGAACTTGGATACACAAATGATATTCATGGTGACAAGATTGAAGATCCTGACCAGATAGTTGAGATCAAAATTCAAGATGTGGTTGTCTCTGAGAACTGCGGCGACTACTTGATCAGGGTATCCCATTTTGTGGATGATCTTCTTGAGCAGCTATACGGACTTGAGAGGTTCTACAACGTACAAACAAGGGAAGATCTTGTGGGACAACTGGTTGTTGGCCTTGCACCCCATACCTCGGCAGGGGTTCTTGGTAGAATTGTGGGTTTCACAAAGGCAGCATGTTGTTATGCCCATCCATACTTTCACTCAGCTAAGAGGAGAAATTGCGACAGTGACGAAGATTCCATTATGTTGCTTTTGGATGCTTTGCTGAACTTTTCCAAGGTTTATCTTCCAAGTACAAGGGGTGGTAAGATGGATGCGCCACTGGTTTTGTCTTCACGTATTGATCCTGAAGAAATTGATGATGAATCACACAACATAGATGCCATGCCTTATATTCCACTAGAACTCTACGAAAAGACCTTAGATTTTGAAAAACCATCTGATGTACTTGACTTGGTTGACAATGTTAAAAGAAGGCTGGGAACCGAGGATCAGTATCAAGGTTTGATCTACTCACACACCACTTCAAGCATCCACAGCGGCCCAAAGGTATGCCTCTACAAAACACTTCCAACCATGAAGGAAAAGGTTGATGGTCAGATTAAACTTGCAGAGCGAATACGGGCAGTAGATCAGAAGGGTGTTGTTGAAGGAGTTTTAACTTCGCATTTCCTACCGGATATGGCAGGAAACAGCAGAGCATTTTCTAGGCAGAAGGTTAGATGTACAAAATGTGGAAGGAAATATCGTAGGATTCCATTATCTGGAAACTGTTCATGTGGCAGTAATCTTATACTAAGCATATCAAAGGGATCCGTAGTCAAATACCTTGAAATATCAAAAAATCTTTCCCAAAGGTATCCTATAGATGAATACCTTGTGCAAAGGATAGAACTAATTGAAACAAGCATAAACTCACTATTTGAGAGTGATAAGTCTAAACAAAGTTCTTTGGATGTTTTCTTATGA